Proteins found in one Paenibacillus borealis genomic segment:
- a CDS encoding MFS transporter — MNDKVVMPLWTFCLFIVVMNTTMFNVSLPTIIQDLHISADLGSWVISSYSIGYALSTVIYSRLSDLVPIRRLLTIGLTTLGLASVCGLFAHSFSILLLTRILQSAGAGVMAGLGLVLASRYVPVGRRGAAIAMISAGSAMAFGLGPIIGGLISQYFGWNGLFAITCLVLIVLPVLLHLLPKEQPQPSAFDVTGAGLTVLNAGSLLLAVTSQSYLWLAISVVSLLIHARHLSKAENSFINPRLLRMPGYLKLTAVGFCILVLNLGNLFLMPLALAGLFHESALSIGLFIAPGAILSAFLTRYVGHWIDRYGNLRFLLIGHGVLAAVLAVFAMNLSVSPFILLAGYLCFSPSFSATMASLNNEASRILPRQWIGSGMGLLQLIQFFGGSVSVAALGLLLHAQRNLAPAAAYKHVYVLLFAVSICSLSIVLWYRSSRLRELKRNNSGSVSEA; from the coding sequence ATGAACGACAAAGTTGTAATGCCCCTGTGGACCTTTTGCCTGTTTATCGTTGTAATGAACACCACAATGTTTAATGTATCGCTGCCCACGATTATTCAGGATCTGCACATATCAGCCGACCTGGGTTCGTGGGTCATATCGAGCTATTCCATCGGTTATGCCCTGTCGACTGTGATCTACAGCCGGCTGTCTGATCTGGTGCCGATCCGCAGACTGCTGACCATTGGCCTGACGACGCTGGGTCTGGCCTCCGTCTGCGGATTATTCGCGCACAGCTTCAGCATCCTGCTGTTAACCCGGATTCTGCAGTCTGCAGGAGCCGGGGTCATGGCGGGACTCGGACTTGTGCTGGCCAGCCGCTATGTTCCTGTCGGGAGACGCGGCGCAGCTATCGCCATGATCTCCGCAGGCAGCGCGATGGCGTTCGGGCTCGGGCCGATTATCGGCGGTCTGATCAGCCAGTATTTCGGCTGGAACGGCTTGTTCGCCATCACCTGCCTTGTGCTGATTGTTCTGCCTGTGCTGCTGCATTTGCTGCCGAAGGAACAGCCCCAGCCCTCTGCTTTTGACGTGACGGGGGCGGGCCTGACGGTTCTTAACGCAGGCAGCCTGCTGCTGGCGGTCACCAGCCAGTCCTACCTGTGGCTCGCTATAAGTGTGGTGTCGCTGCTTATTCATGCCCGCCATCTGTCCAAAGCGGAGAACTCCTTCATTAACCCCCGGCTGCTGCGCATGCCCGGGTATCTGAAGCTGACGGCTGTCGGGTTCTGCATTCTGGTGCTGAACCTCGGCAATCTGTTCCTCATGCCGCTTGCCCTGGCAGGACTGTTCCATGAATCGGCGCTGAGCATCGGCCTGTTCATCGCACCGGGAGCGATTCTGTCCGCCTTTCTGACCCGCTATGTCGGCCACTGGATTGACCGCTACGGCAACCTCCGGTTTCTGCTTATCGGTCATGGAGTGCTGGCCGCTGTCCTGGCCGTCTTTGCCATGAATCTGTCGGTGTCCCCGTTCATTCTGCTCGCGGGATATCTGTGCTTCTCGCCGTCGTTCTCGGCGACCATGGCCTCCTTGAACAATGAGGCATCGCGCATTCTTCCCCGCCAATGGATCGGCTCCGGCATGGGACTGCTGCAGCTGATTCAGTTCTTCGGCGGCTCCGTTTCCGTTGCCGCTCTCGGCCTGCTGCTGCATGCACAGCGGAACCTGGCTCCTGCTGCCGCTTACAAGCATGTGTATGTCCTGCTGTTTGCGGTGAGTATATGTTCATTAAGCATCGTATTATGGTACAGATCTTCCAGGCTGCGGGAGTTGAAACGAAATAACAGCGGCAGCGTATCAGAAGCATAA